AACTTGTGATCAATAAAATTTTTTTTAATTAATGCAAAAACGGCTGACTTCTTAGAAACGCTCTAACTTTAGAAGAGATTGTAAGTTCCAAATTAGAGCTTCTCTAATTTTTTCTTTATGTTCCGGAAAGTCAAAGATGAAGGTTTCATACCTATAAAGCAGATAGTTTAGGGGACTGTCCTCATTCAAAGGAGGCTTTTCCGAAAAGTAAGGGGAGTCTAAACTTAAACTGTTTAATAAATCACTTAACTCTTTAGCTACGGTTTTTGTAAACACCTTCCTTCGATTTAGTTCTGCAAGTTCCTTTGCAAGATCGCACTTTTTAAGTAGAAATAGAAACCTCTCTTCTTTAGGTAGATCCGCACAAAAATCCATTTGATGTCTCAATTTAGTAGAGTCTAAAAGAGCCAAAACAAAGTGAGTCGCCCAGTCATCTTCTCTTTCAAAGAGTTTAGTTTCGCTGCCATGAGGTTTTATCATTTGCAAAGTTACAATTTTTGCATAAGTGAAAAAACAATCTTCAACAGTTTCGTGTCTTGTGACTTTTCTCATGAGTTTATGCGAGAAAACATCGGGCTTTTCTTCGCTAAAGTAATGAATTTGGAAGTCGGCAATTAAGGCTTTAAGCTTATTTAAATCCTTTAAACTCTTAGATAGAGAGCGGCTTCGGCTTAAAACAGTGACGATAAAACCTTTAAGTCTTGATTGAAAATCATTTCCCTTGATGGAACGACTTTCTAAATCGATAGCAGTCTGTATCGCTTGTTTTTCATAGTAAAAAGGATCGGTTGAAGAAAACATGGCAAACTCTTTTAAGGTAAAATTTTATCTTATTGGCCTGCTAAGTCATCCAGCGCGGCCATTAAGGCTTCCCTTACATTTTCTTCATGGTCCGTAAATTCTGAAATAAATCTTTCACATTTATAAACGAAATAGAGGAAGTGGTTTGTATAATGAGGAGGTTCTTTAAAAGAGCTGCAACTGCTTTGAAGGTCTAAGCTTTTTAAGGTATCATTTAAGTTCGCTATAAATTTTGAGCTATATAAATCTCCTGCACTTACGCCTGCCAGTTCTTTAATTAACTCACATTTTTTTTCAAAAAAATAAAATAACATTTCTTTTGGCATATTTTTAAGGAGCTTTCTTTCCTTGTCAGTCTGATGGACACCGAAGAAGGTTGAAGTAAAATGAGTTAGCCAATTATCGGGTCTTTGAAGGGTTAAAGCGTTGCAATCCTCGAAAGTGCGAAAAATCCCTGAGGTCATAATTTTCATGCAATCCAGTAAGTCTTCGTCAATCTTCGGGTGCTTGATGATTTTCTGCATCAATTTATGCGAAAAAATATCCGGTTTTTCAAGGTTAAAGTAAGTGCTCTTAAATTCTTCTATCAGTTGATTCACTTTTTCTGAATCTTTTAAACTTTTTGAGCTTGAAAAATTACTTGTGGAAACAAGCGTGATAAATCTCTTAAGAGTTGAGCTGAAGCACTTTTCATCAATAGATCGATTGGCTAGGTCTACCACGGTTTGTAAAAGGAAAAAATGGGTATCAAAAATTGAAGAACGCAATTCATTCATTTAAAAGCTCACCGGTAAAGTTTACAAAGAGAAATGACTTTAGCAAGTTGCTTTAAGGTATGCAAGAGATTTTAGCCACTCACACAATATCAGGAGTCATTTATTAGACTTCTTCCGAGTGGTATAGGTCTGCAGTTTCATAAAAAATGTTTAGAGTGGAAATAAGGACTTTTCTTGCCTCTTCCTTAAATTCTATAAATTGGAGAATAAAACACTCAAATCGGTACAAAAGACAGTTAAAGGTTTTTTCTTTTGGAGCTTCTAAAAATGAAGGGGCATTTAGATTTAAATCTTCGATAGCTCTTATTAGCTGCAATACTAACGTTTTGTCGTGAAAGTCTGCTGCATCTGTTTTTATAAGGTCATCGAATAAAGCCTGCTGCTGAATTAATAAAGCTTCCATTTTTTCTTTAGGCAACTCTTTGCCGAATTCTCTTTGTTCATCGAACTGAGCCGGTCCAATTAAGGCGATAAAAAAATGAGTCAACCACTTATCAGACCTATTAATTAGAGCAGCACATTCAAATCGATTAGCGATACTTTCGGCGATAATTGTGGTGTCGCTTATATTTAACTCATCTACAGGGCCGTGCTTTATCACTTTTTTCATAAGCTTATGGGAAAAGATATCGGGTCTTTCGGAGCTAAAGTAATAGGCCTTGAAATCCTTTACCAAAGCGTTGACTTTTTCTTTTTCCTTTAAGCTTTTGCACGAAGAATAGTTACTTTTTGCAACTGCCTTAACAAGGTGTTTGACATTGCTGTTAAAATTCTTTTCTTTAATAGATCGGTCTTCCAACTCAAATGCTATTCTTAGAGCCGATTGTTTATCTAGAATATGCGAAAACCCATTCATGCGAAAAAAACTTTGTTTATAATAGACTTCTTTCGAAACTTTCACTCAATTGTTAAAATAGCTTTTTATGGCCTCTTTTTTTCTAAATTTTTCACACATAGGTTATCCTATGCTTTCAAAATTTATCAAAAAATTTGCACAAAACCAACCCATTCTTGCCATCAAAGCGAGTTTCGAAAAAAGTCTAATGTTTTGGACTTAACTGACGTTAACAAATTGTTTTATGTCCTGCAATCGGGATCTTAAGCTGATTTAAACTTCCCCATTTATTGAAGAGTTAAATAGAGTCAAAAAAAGATGCGCGGCAAAGCTATCCGATCTTTTTAAAAAGTTATGGCCGCCCGGGAACTGTGAAAAAATTTCATGAGATAAGTTTTCTATTTTTTTAAATGTTTGTTCACTGACAGGAGGATGCTGAATGAGGCTTCTCATAAGCTTATGCGATAAAGGGTCTTTCTCTTTATTAAGATAATGCTTCTTAAAATCTTCGATCCAAAAGTTGACTTTCTCTAGATCTTTTAGACCTTCGCTGAAGCAGCCTCCATTAAAAGAAACAACTTTAATAAACTCGCTAATATGCTCTTCAAAGCCCCCGCTATCAAGAGATCGATCGGCTAAATCAAGGACCGTCTGAAAAACTAAAAATTCATTGTAAAAAGGTGAGGAAGGCAGGCCATACATATAAAAAGCTCTTTCGAAAAAATTTTGAAAGCACGAGATCTTATCAACTTTTGACAAGAGATTCAACGAAAGATAAAAGGCAACTGAAAGGCTTTTGTCAGTTCAGTTGCAAAATAAATTCTAAAGCTTGCTTAAATATTGCTCTAAGCCCCAAACAATGCTTTTTTTCATTCCGTCTTTGTTTTCGGGAAAACTTAAAATAAGAGACTGGTAGCAGTTTGTAAAATAATCAAGCGCAGATTCTTTTTCAAAAAGGGGAGCCTCGTTAAAAGAGACAGCTTCCATATCCCACCCTTTGATAGACTCAATCAGGCTTGAAATTAATTCTTTGGTGATAAACCCCTGTTTTCTCCCGTCTCCTAGATCTCTTCCAATGATCCCTCTTTTTTTAAAGGATTCGTGCCTTTCCTCCTCGGACATGCCTTTTAGGAATTCTTTATGAATATCAATATTTTTCGGATCAAAAAGGGTCAAAAGAAAATGGCTTGTCCAGTTTAAAGCAGGCTCTTTTGAAATAAGCTTATCGCCATCTTCTCTGCATTTAAATAAGGCGTGGGCTACGTTTGTTGTTTCTTTAAAGGTACTCTCAGATACTTCGGGGTGTTTTGAAACTTTTCTCATAAGTTTATGTGAAAAAAGGTCTGTTGATTCAGTCTCAAAATAAACACTTGCAAAATCCTCAATCATAGATGACACTTTTTCGGAATTTTTTAATGTTTTGGAAGAAGATCGTTCTTCTTTTGAAACAATGGCTATAAATCTCCCTAAGCTTTCTTTAAGTTCTTCTTTTGGAATCGCATGGCTTGCTAAATTAATGGCTATTTGAAGGGCCTCTTCTCTATAGTCAACGCGGGATGTATTCATAATAATTTAAGCCTTTTTAAAATTTTACGGATGAACAAAGGCAAAAAATTATTAGATCTTTTCGATTTATGCAAACAGTTTTTAAAATTTTATTGAGTGTGAATTAAGCCTACACGCTTAAAGTAAAAACACCGTCAAAAAGCCTTTTTACAGGCCCTAAAAGGGTGAGCTTTTGAGGTTTTTTATGATGGAGAGTAAAATTAACTTCGAGAATATCTCCTGACTTGACATGCACTTGAATAGGCGATTTGAGGCCATGAAGGACGCTTGCCGCTAAGGCAGAAGCTGCAACGCCGGTTCCACAAGCTAAAGTTTCATCTTCAACACCTCGCTCAAACGTCCTTACCTCGATATGGGTATGATGCAACTTGACGACATTAAAGTTTGTGCCATTTGGTTTAAAAGCTTCGTGATGGCGAATCATTGATCCTATAGCAAGAAGGGGAAAGCTTTCAATATCCGAGGCAAAATGGACGACATGAGGCACGCCCGTATTAAGGTATGCAAAGCGCCAGGGCTGGCCATTTAATTCAATTTCCTCGTGCCATTGAATGTCTAAAACTTCTCCTAAAGAGATTTCGATGCCTTGATCTTTAAGCCTCGCTTCTAAAATTCTCTCTTTAGTTTGAAGGGTGTAAAAGTTTTTTGTCTGGATGCCAAGGGATGCTGCAAAATGAACGGCGGTTCTTGCTCCATTTCCACACATTTCAGCTTCCGAACCATCACTATTAAAAAATCTAAGTCTAAAAGAGGCGCGGTCAGAAAGCTCTAAAAGAATTAAACCATCGGCGCCTATGCCTTCTTTTCTATGGCATAACTGCTTGGCTATCAGAGGCCAGTTAAGTTCATGGGGGCTTCTATTGTCGATCAAAATGAAATCGTTTCCGGCACCGGAATATTTTGCAAAAGAGAGTTCTTTTTCAGACTTCATCACTTTCTCATTTGCCGGATAAGAAGCTATCATGGACTCAACTGGCATACACTTTGAACTTATTTTAGTAATTTTTCAAGATCTTCATTTTTTGTGACGATATGATCGAGAAGTCCAAAGTCTTTGGCTTCATTAGCTGTCATCCAAGTGTCTCGGTCGATGGCTTTTTCAATTTCTTCAGCCGATTTTCCCGTGGCTTCTACGTAAATTTTTACAAGCGTGCTTCTTGTTTTAATCATTTCCCTGGCTTGAATATCCAAGTCGGTTGCTTGCCCTTGCAGAACGCCGCCAATTAGAGGTTGGTGGATCATAATGCGAGAGTGCGGGGTTGCAAGCCTTCTACCTTTTGCAGCACAAAGGCTTAAAACAGAACCCATTGAAGCTGCAAGCCCTGTAATCATCGTGTAAACAGGAGAAGAAATCATTTTTACCTGATCCCAGATAGCAAAGCCGGCATCGACAGCGCCGCCCGGGCTATTAATCACAAGTAAAATGGGTTCTCCCTGAGATTTTAATTCAAGGTACCAGAGTTTTCGAATAATTTGATACGCTGTTTCAGAACGAACATCATCACAGAGAAAAATACGTCGTTTATCTAAAAGATCTTGTTCGATTTTATCATCCAGGTGCAAGAATGGGCTGAGATCTTTATCAGCTGGAGCTTTTGCCATTGACTACCTCGGTCGGGTTATTTTATTTTCATAAACTTAAAATTTCTATTTCATCGAATTTAAGCGTATTAATCAATACTTTATATCAATTTTCGCAATACTTTCGAGTTCAATCCTTTTTCAAGGAGTTTGGAGCTATTAGACTACTTTCGAAATTCTATTTTTAAACAATTTTTTTTGAAGTTCTTTTTGTCCAAAAACAGTTCATTTTAATAGAGAAAGAAGTCTATTTATTCATCAATTGTAATTTCCGGATAGAGCGGGTATTCCTTAAGAAGTCTTGCAACTGTCTCTTGACTTGACTCTAAAATATTTTCAGGTACAATCGCTTTGGCTTTACTTTTCTGACCATCTTTTTGGGTATCGGGTTCAGCTGACTTTAAGACTGACGCGATAATCTTTGCAATTTCAGCCATTTCCTTCTCTCCCATGCCAAGTGTTGTTAGAGCAGGTGTCCCGACGCGAATGCCGCTTGTATACCAAGGACCGTTTGGATCGTTCGGTATGGAATTTCGGTTAACGGTAAGATGCGCTTTTCGAAGGAGCGTTTCTGCTTGTCTTCCATTTATCTTTAGCGGAGTTAGGTCTACAATTAAAAGATGGTTTTCTGTTCCATTAGTCAGAACTTTTAAGCCTAGCTCCTGCAAAAACGAGGCGAGAAGGCTCGCATTTTCAACAACTTTTGAAGCATAGTTTCTAAAAGCCTGAGTGTTGGCTTCTTTAAAAGCGATGGCTTTAGCTGCGATCACATGGGGAAGCGGGCCTCCCATAACAAGAGGGCAGCCTTTATTAACTGCTTCACTAAACTCATCGTTTGCAAGAACAATACCGCCCCTTGGGCCTCTTAAGGTTTTATGTGTGGTTGAGGTGACAATATGGGCATAAGGAATCGGATCAAACTCACCTTGAAAAACTTTTCCGGCGACAAGGCCTGAAAAGTGAGCCATATCTACAATTAAAACGGCATTCACTTCATCGGCAATGGCGCGCATTTTAGCGAAATTAATTTTTCTTGGATAAGCGGAGTAGCCGGCTAATAAAATAAGCGGCTTTTCTTTAATCACTTGAGCTTTAAGGGCTTCATAGTCAATTAAGCCTGTTTTGGGATCAACGCCATAGCTTACGGACTGCATCATTTTCGAAGAGATATTGTGTCTATAGCCATGTGTCAAATGGCCTCCCGCACCGAGGGCGAGGCCCATGACTTTTTGCTTGTTTAGAACTTGTCGTACTGTTTCATATTCGCTTTCTGTTAATTCATCGAGCGTGGCTTTTCCAAGGGCTTGAATTTCTTTATTCTGCACTCTCTCTGTAAGAACTGCCCAAAAAGCGATCAGGTTTGCGTCGGCACCGGAATGGGGTTGGACGTAAGCGTGCTTTGCGCCGAGTAAAGACTTAAGTTCTTCTTGAGCCATGGATTCTAACGTGTCGACGTTTTCGCAACCTGCATAAAACCTATGAAACGGGTAGCCTTCGGCATATTTGTCCGTTAACAAATTGCCCATAGCTAGCTGAACCGCTAAAGAGGAGTAATTTTCCGAAGCAATAAGTTTAAGATAGGACCTTTGATCCTTCAATTCCTGAATAATGGCTTGGCTGACTTTAGGCTCGGAATTTTCAATATGATCTAAAGAAGCAAGATAGGCAATAGCAGCGGTTGAGCGCTCGCTCTCTTTGGTTTTTTCAAAATATTTTTTTAAATAATGCGACATGCTTAACCCTTTAACTCGAATGAGGAATTAATAGACTTCTTTCGAAACTCCATTCAATTGTTAAAATAACTTTTTTTGGCATCTTTTTCCTAAATTTTTCAACATAGGTCATCCTATGTTTTCAAAATTTATCAAAAAATTGCACAAAACCAGCCCATTCTTCCAATCAAACCAAGTTTCGAAAAGAAGTCCAATGATGAAGGATGAAGGTTTAAAAGTAAACCGGTTTCCATTCTCAATAGGATGCAAAGTAATATTTTGAAAATAATGCTCTTTCGAAAGAAGTTTAATAAAAGAGTTCAAAAAAAAAGATAAAGAGACCAATGTATGCAAAATTATGTTTTAAAACTCTTGTTATCGGGAGCTTTTATGAAGGTCGATTATTGTTTGAAAGTGGCTCTTGTGGCAGCATTAGCAGGTATTTTGTTTGGTTATGATACAGGGGTGATGTCAGGCGCTATCCTTTTTGTAGCAGAAGAATTTGGCCTAGATTCTACAATGAATGGGATAGTCGTAGGCGCGGTCTTGTTCGGGGCGCTTTTAGGAGCTGCTTTTAGCGGCAGGATTGCGGATGCGCTGGGGAGAAAAAAACTTCTTATCCTAACTGCTATAGCGTTCATTTTGGGCTCAATAGGAACAGCCTTTTCCCCCTCCATTGCTACTTTAACGATAGGGCGCTTATTTATAGGGTTCGCGATAGGGATTGCTTCCTATACAGCCCCTCTTTATATTTCCGAAATTTCTCCGGCTGATAAAAGGGGCCAGCTTGTCTCTTTAAATCAATTGGCTATAAGTCTTGGAATTTTGATTTCATATATTGTAGATTTTTACGCAGCTTCCTATTTCTCTCAAAATGAATGGCGATGGATGTTAGGGCTTGGGGTTGTGCCGGCCATTTTTCTTCTTATTGGAATGATTTACTTACCGGACAGTCCAAGGTGGGTTTTCTCAAAAGGGCGTGAAAGTGAAGCTAAAGAGATCCTTCAAAAAATAAGGGGGCCTAACGTTTCTATTGAAAATGAGCTTGGTGAAATTCGAATGACCCTAAAAGAAGATAGGGAAGACTGGCGTCTGCTTTTTTCAAAGACTCTTAGGCCTGCTATTTATACAGGCTTTGGCTTAGCTGCCATACAACAAATAACCGGCATCAACACCATCCTTTATTACGCTCCGACCATCCTTCGTCTTTCAGGATTTGAATCAAATAATGCCGCCATTTTTGCTACTATGGGAATCGGGGTTGTCTTTGTCCTCTTTACTCTTCTTTCGCTAAGATTGATTGATACTCTTGGCAGAAAGCCGCTTCTCTTTATGGGGCTTTTAGGTATGAGTCTTGGACTTTCCCTTTTAGTGTTTGTTTTTGCAAATCCCAAAAATCAAATCGTCCATTGGCTTGCTATTTCCAGCATGCTTCTTTACATCGCAAGCTTTGCAGTAAGTCTTGGGCCTGTTGTTTGGCTTTTAATTTCTGAGATATACCCGTTAAAAATCAGGGGCATAGGGGCAAGTCTTGCAACGTGTGTGAATTGGGGCTCTAATCTAATTGTCACGGCTACTTTTTTAAGTCTCGTTGATTGGATAGAGGTGAGTGGAACTTTTTCCCTTTACCTGTCCTTAAGTCTTTTTTCTTTATTCTTTATCTATTATTTTGTCCCTGAAACAAAAGGGGTTACACTTGAAAAAATTGAAGAGCATTTGATGGCGAACAAGCCTTTTCGCGAGTTAAAAAAGCCAGTTGAACAAGCATTAAGCTAAGGAAAGAAAAATGAATTTTTTTCAGAACATACAACCTACCGAATATCAGTTTTATAAACCGAAACAACTTGTACTTGGAAAAACGATGGAAGAGCATCTTCGGCTTTCCGTTTGTTTTTGGCATACCTTCTGCTGGCAGGGCACCGACATGTTCGGTAAATCCGTTTTTGAAAGGCCATGGAAAACTAAAGAAGAGAAAATTAGAGCCGGTTTTGAATTTATTGAAAAGCTTAGCCTTAAATATTACACCTTTCATGATGTGGATGTAGCGGATGAGGGACCTTTAGAGGAAGTCGTTGGCTTAATGGCTGAGGAGATGGAAAAAAGGCAAATCGAGCTTCTTTGGGGAACCGCCAATTTAACGGGTCATCCCCGCTATCTTGCAGGGGCTGCGACAAACCCGGATCCTTATGTTTTTGCATCGGCTGTCCATCAGGTTAAAGAAACTCTCGATGCCACTCATCAACTAAATGGGCATAATTATGTGCTTTGGGGAGGAAGAGAAGGGTATGAGACGCATTTAAATACCGATATGGCCCAAGAGTTGAATCAGCTAGGCAGGTTTTTATCTCTTCTTGCAGATTATAAACATAAAATCGGCTTTAAAGGCACTCTTTTGATCGAGCCGAAACCCCACGAGCCTACAAAGCATCAATATGATTTTGATGTGGCCAATGTTTATGCTTTTTTACAGAAACATGGCCTTGAAAAAGAATATAAGGTTAATATCGAATGCAACCATGCGACCCTTTCCGGCCACACCCTTCCTCATGAAGTAGCTTACGCTATTGCCCATGACTTATTTGGGAGCATCGATGCCAATCAAGGCGACCCTTTGCTTGGCTGGGACACAGACCAATTTCCAAGTGATATCAATACCTATACTCAAACGCTCTACCTTATTTTGTTAAATGGCGGGTTCCAAAGCGGCGGCTTTAACTTAGATGCAAAGGTAAGACGTCAAAGCTTGGATCTTGAAGATCTTTTTTATGGCCATGTCTTAGGGATTGAAACGATAGCCAAAGCTCTTTTAAACGCAGCACACCTTATAGAGACGGGTCATCTTCAAGAAATTGTTAGAAAAAGATATCAGGGTTGGGAAACAGATTTTGGAAAACAAATAATGAGCGGGAAGATGAGCTTTGAAACGATTTCAAATTACGTTAAAACAAATAAAATTAATCCGAAACCGGTCTCCGGAAGACAAGAATACATTGAGCTTTATTTAAATAGAATCAATGCCGAACATGAAGATGTAGCTCTCATCTAAAGGACAAAGGCTTCACTTCACAAGTGAAGCCTTGAATTCTAAAAGAAGTTGTTTACTCGATTTCAAAAAGAATCAAATTAACCTCTTCAATTGAGAGAAACTACCAATTTGGTAGAAACTGGTAGGAAATTGGTAGGAAAATCATCTTCGTTTTAAAGCAAAGTCATTTAAGTAACTTTCCTCTAAGTCTGCATAATGCTTTATTAAAGCATGATAGGCTTCCGGGTTTTTCGGCACAATTTTTTCCTCTTGGCCATTTTCAAAAAAGTTTGCGAGAAGGGATTTAAAAGTAAGTTTTGCATTCAAAGAAAAATAAGCATAGGCTGCCCTTAAACAAGCGCCAAGGCAGGCGCTATTTGAAACTTTTCTTTCAATAACACTCGCATTAAAAACATCTGCCATAATTTGAAGAAGCACCTTATTTTTAGAGGCTCCCCCTGTCGCATAAATTAGAGTCGGCGCTTTCCCCATCCAAGCAGAATGAACTTTCATTGAAAGCATCTCTGCTTCAAGAAGCGCTCGACAGTTGCCCGGAACATCTTCTTCATTTAGATGAAAACGATGGACTCCTGCTTCTAAAACTTTTGGGACAATCTCTGTTTCAAAAAAGGGAAGCAAGAGTTTACCGTCATTTCCAGGTTTTGCTTTCAAAACCTCATTTTCAAAAGATTTTAAATCGAGGGAGTAAAGCGATCTCATTTTTTCAATGGCAAGAGCCCCGTTTTTAAAGCAGTTTAGGGTCATAAAATGGCCATCAGGACTTCTGAAGACATGGCCTTCTCCTTTTTCATCAAAGCGAAAAGTGTCCATATGTCCAAAGTAGGTAAAACTTGTCCCTAAACTTATGGCGGAAACATTAGATTCCGCGATTCCAAGGCCTAGTAAAGAATCGGGGTTATCTCCCGACCAGATGATAGCTAATGCTTTTGGATTTAAACCATATTTGATCGTAAAATAAGGGCTGACTTCGCCAATAATTCTCCAAGAAGGAGAAAGAGGAGGCAATTTTTCTAAAAGATGGTCTGCTGTGGCCTCTAAAAAAGGCTTAGACCAAGCGCCCTTTTCAATCGACATTAAATTCATTCCTGAACCATCGGCGGTATCAATCGGACTTATAGATCCTGATAAAATCGAGCTCATGAAACCGCTAATAAGGGATATTAAACCTGTGTTTTTGTAGGATGCCGGCTCTTCTTTAAAAAATTTTCTAATCTGCGGCCCGGTAAATCTTTCAAATAGGGAAGAGCCGGTTTCTTTTAAGGCAAAGAGGCTTCCTCCCACGGCTTTTTCAATTTCAAGACATTCCTGACTTGTGCTGGCATCCATCCAAATAGGTGAGAGGTCTTTTGAAAACCCATTTTCAAAATTTTCCTTTAACGACTTGTTTGGATTTAAGTTTTTAAAAGCGGATTTTCCTCTTTCATTGAGGTAAACCGAGCCGTGCTGCTGCGCTGAACCTGAGACTGCTGAGATTAAAGTTAAGTCGAGACCTTTTCTTATCATACGTTCAAAGGCCATATCCAGGGCTTCAGCAAAAAGTAAAGAAGGGGTCGTTTTTGATAAGCCGTCATGGAGGACTCCATGTTTAGTCTGATAATGAGGCAAATCAGAATCATAATGAACCGAATCTTCGTAAATTATTTTTTTGTTTTGATAGTCGATAATTGTGGTTTTCAAACTTTGCGTTCCGCAATCGAATCCTAAAAATAACGCGTCCATTACCTTGATCTTGGGTTCATTTTGATTAAATTGACAGAGTATGGTTTTTTTTCAGAAAAAAGGGGAGGATTTCGTGAAATTTTTCTTGAGAATTAACGATGAAAGGACTAAGTTATTACTATTGACCTAAACTTTGTATTTATTTTCAGCAATTCTGTAAATTTTCTTGCGATCTTCACGCTTTTTTTCTTGAGAATGTATATGAAGCCGTTCTCACCTGAAAAAAATCGCGAAATTCATCAAGAAATCTTCCAAAATCAAAGAAGATAAACCCCAAAGCTCTGGGTAGTTCATATTAAGAGCTCGCAATTTTTAAGGAAAGCTATGCCAAATTTTCAAAATTCTTCTCAAGGCAACATTTTAGAAATTCTCGCCACGATCCTTGAAATCCAAGAACTTGACATGCAAATGATTCAGTTGATGCGATTAAAAAAGGAACGTCAACGAGAACTTGAAAATATCAATGCGATTAAAGGTGATTTGACTCATCAAGTTAAAGCGAAAGAAGATGAAATTGTTGAACTTAAAACAATTATCAAGATTAGTGAAGAAGAGTTAGGCGAACTTCAAAATCACATTAAAGATCTTGAGAATAAACAAAGTTCTATCAAAAAAGTTGATGAATTCAACGCTTTAAGCCATGAAATGGCCGCCTCAGATAAACAGCGCACTTTAAAAGAACAATCTCTCAGCGATCTATACGACAAATTAACGAATGAAGAAGATCACCTTAAAAATTTTAGAGAAAGCTTGGAATCCACGACTGAAAGCAGCAAAGTATTGGAAAACGAGATTTTTGAGCGCATTTCTGCTATAAATAAAGAAGGGAAGGTGATTAAGGAGCAGCGAGATGAACTCGTTAAGCAAGCCGATCCAGAAGTTTTCCGTATTTATGAGCGTCTTTTAAATAATAAAAAAGACCGTGTGATTGTGCCTATCGAAAATAGAACTTGCAGCGGCTGCCATATCCAACTTACCCCTCAAGATGAAAACCTCGTTCGGAAAGCTGAACGCATCACTTTCTGCGAACATTGTTCCCGAATTTTATATTGGGCTGAAACTAACGAAGCTGACGCGCAAGTTGGAACAAGAGTTAGAAGAAGGCGTACCACCAAACAAACTGCTTAAAAACCATTTTCCTGGGAAGAGGCGCAAATTGCTCTTTCTAACTTGTTAGAAGGGGAGGAAAGTCTGGACTCCATAGGAGAGGATACCAGCGAAAGGCTGGGGGCCGTAAGGCTACGGAAAGTGCAACAGAAAGTATTCCGCGGCTTATCTTCCTTCGGGGAGATAGACCGACAGGGTGAAATGTCTGTTTTAGGAACAGACCCCATCCGGAGTAATCCGGATGAAGCGGC
This DNA window, taken from Criblamydia sequanensis CRIB-18, encodes the following:
- the cdsZ gene encoding zinc ribbon domain regulatory protein CdsZ; this translates as MPNFQNSSQGNILEILATILEIQELDMQMIQLMRLKKERQRELENINAIKGDLTHQVKAKEDEIVELKTIIKISEEELGELQNHIKDLENKQSSIKKVDEFNALSHEMAASDKQRTLKEQSLSDLYDKLTNEEDHLKNFRESLESTTESSKVLENEIFERISAINKEGKVIKEQRDELVKQADPEVFRIYERLLNNKKDRVIVPIENRTCSGCHIQLTPQDENLVRKAERITFCEHCSRILYWAETNEADAQVGTRVRRRRTTKQTA